CTTCAAATGGTGAATATCCAAAATGGCGATGAAATTGCGGCGACTGGTTTTATTCCCATCAAAAGTCACGAAATGAGAACTATTGTTATTCCTAAAGGGCGCTTTTTAGACGCAGTTAAGAATCGTCTTACGTCTAATTATAAAGCATTAAAGCGCTTCGTTAATAAAAAGCCCGTTTATATTTATTTCATATATCAGACCATGAGTGGCACAGTGAAGGAATTTGTCGTTGAAACAGATTATCAAGACTCCTTGGGAAAAGATTTAGATATGGAATATTTAACAAAAATTCTTGCTGTTCAAGATAAATATAAAACAAAATAAGTTCATATCAAACGGCCATTAGGGTATACCCTAATGGTCTTTTTTATTTCTGTGCTATACTAGGAATTACAAGTGTTCATTAGAACTGTCCAAAAGGAGAATTGGAAATGGCTAAAATCGGTTATGCACGTGTGAGTTCCAAGGAGCAACATTTAGATCGACAGTTAGCGGCTTTAAAAGACGTTGATAAATTATTTACGGATAAATTAAGTGGGGCTAACACTAATCGGCCAGAACTGCAAAAAATGCTGGCCTATATTCGTGAGGGTGATATTGTAATGGTCACTGAATTAGATCGCTTAGGCAGAAACAACCATGATTTGACTAAGATCATGAACTCCATTCAAAATAAGGGTGCCACCCTAGATGTGTTAAATTTGCCGTCCATGACAGGGATTGCTGACCCAAATTTACGTCAACTGATGACCAACTTGATTATTGAACTCTATAAGTATCAGGCCGAAAGTGAACGTAAGCGAATCATTGAGCGCCAGCAGCAAGGGATTGCCTTAGCTAAGCAGCAGGGTAAATATCATGGGCGCAAACCCCAATACACCCAAGACGATCCCCGTTTGCAACATGCCTTTAAACTTTATCAAGCAGGCATGAGTGACATTGATGTTGCCCGTAATACAGGGATTAAACGGACGACCTTTATCAGATATCGAAAGAAATTCAATATACAAAGATGATGTTTACATGAGAGAATCATAGCAGAGCGGACCACTTGAAACTTCTAACTCCACTAAAATCCGAGAAATGACCAAGAAAAATGACAACTCTTCGAATATTGTTACTTCAAATTAAAATCAAAAATGATTACCTTAAAAATTGAGGTTTTTTAATTAAAATAATATTATTTTATGCTGTGTTATCCGCAATTCTAAATCTGGATCATAGTGATATTTGATAGCTTTGTAGCAGTATGTAAATAAAATTATTATTCTGATAAAAGCAAGCAACGATTGACAATTCTGAGCGTTATTTTTCGAATCATGGCGTTTTTATATTACAATGATCCTAGAAAAAGTAAAGTTATGGAGGCGATTAGATGAGTGATTTGGATCAGACAAACAGCTATCGATACGTCATTGTTGGTGGCGGAGTGGTTGCTGGCTATGCCATCAAGGGAATTCGACAGGAAGATTCAGAGGGTGAGATCTTAATTATTTCGCAAGAGGCGGATGTCCCATATGAACGACCGGCACTGAGTAAAAAACTATGGCTAGATGATGAATTTACTGAAGAGAACATTCAGATTGGTGCTGAAAATTATCCCAATGTGACTTTTAAGTTCAAGACAACGGTTACGGCTATTAATCGGCAAGATAAGGTCATTACATTGGCCGATAGTGAGCAAATCAAGTATGAACAGCTATTGCTAGCAACTGGCGGAGAACCTAGACAAATCCAGGGACCTTCTGATCCACATGTGCTAGTCTTTAGACAGTGGTCAGATTATCGCAAGTTACGTAAATTTAGTGGTCCGAACAAGCGAGTTGTGATCATTGGTGGTGGATATGTTGGTACAGAGCTCGCATCGTCACTGACCCAAAATGAGACTGAAGTTACGATGATTTTTCCAGAAAAAGCGCTGGGTGAGGGTAAATTTCCTGAGTCTATTCGGACTGAGTATGAAGCCACGTTCAAACGCAATGGTGTCACACTGATGAGTGGTCAGTTTGTCCAATCATATCAACGCCAAGGTGACCACTTGACTCTATTGACAAAGGATGGTACGGTGATCGCAGCCGATACGATCATTGTTGGGTTAGGCGTTACGCCGCGGATTAGTTTAGCTGAAGACAGTTGTTTGGATTTAGCTGATGGTGGTGTGAAAGTTAATGAGTATCTCAATACTAGTGACCCAGCCATCTGGTCTGCGGGAGATATTGCCTCTTATCCAGATCACATCTTGGGTCGGCAACGGATTGAGCACGTGGACCATGCCCGACTTTCTGGTGAATTAGTTGGCCGTAATATGGCAGGTGCTCACATGAGCTATCAGCATACCCCATACTTCTATTCCATGATTTTTGATATTTCCTGGCAAGCAATCGGTAATATTGATCCTAAATTGCAATTGATTTTTGATCGGCGAACGCATGGATCGCTTGTCTATTTCATAGATACCGATAAGTTAGTTGGTGTTTTAGTTTGGAATGTTAAGGTGAATCTTGATGATGTTCGCGCATTGCTTGCGAACGCTCCAGCTACAGATGATCTGGTGGGCTCCATTCGAGAGAAGAAGGCTTAGTATCTGGATGAGATATCGGTGAATCATTGCGTCATCACGAATGTACTTTAGAACAAAATGGCCATCATTAACGATTTATTATTTGTCACCCATCTATTAGGAGGCTATATTTTTTATGTCGAAGACAAAAGTTATTGTTGTTGGTGCCTCGCACGGCGGCCATCAGTCGGTTTTGGAACTTACTCACAAATACTCAAACCTAGATATTAAACTATTCGAAGCGGGAGATTTTATTTCTTTTATGTCCTGTGGTATGGAATTATATTTAGAAAACAGTGTAACGAGTATTAATGATGTCCGTAATTTTAAACCTGCAGATCTCGAAAAATTTGGGACAGAAGTATATGCCAATCATGAAGTGACCAAAATAAATCCAGAAAATAAGCAAGTTACCGTGAAAGATTTAAGATCCGGTAAGATACAGAGCTATGATTACGATAAATTAATCTTAAGCTCAGGCGTAACTCCAAACGATTTACCCGTTCCTGGTCATGAGCTAAAAAACGTTTATTCAATGC
Above is a window of Lactiplantibacillus paraplantarum DNA encoding:
- a CDS encoding recombinase family protein; protein product: MAKIGYARVSSKEQHLDRQLAALKDVDKLFTDKLSGANTNRPELQKMLAYIREGDIVMVTELDRLGRNNHDLTKIMNSIQNKGATLDVLNLPSMTGIADPNLRQLMTNLIIELYKYQAESERKRIIERQQQGIALAKQQGKYHGRKPQYTQDDPRLQHAFKLYQAGMSDIDVARNTGIKRTTFIRYRKKFNIQR
- a CDS encoding NAD(P)/FAD-dependent oxidoreductase; translation: MSDLDQTNSYRYVIVGGGVVAGYAIKGIRQEDSEGEILIISQEADVPYERPALSKKLWLDDEFTEENIQIGAENYPNVTFKFKTTVTAINRQDKVITLADSEQIKYEQLLLATGGEPRQIQGPSDPHVLVFRQWSDYRKLRKFSGPNKRVVIIGGGYVGTELASSLTQNETEVTMIFPEKALGEGKFPESIRTEYEATFKRNGVTLMSGQFVQSYQRQGDHLTLLTKDGTVIAADTIIVGLGVTPRISLAEDSCLDLADGGVKVNEYLNTSDPAIWSAGDIASYPDHILGRQRIEHVDHARLSGELVGRNMAGAHMSYQHTPYFYSMIFDISWQAIGNIDPKLQLIFDRRTHGSLVYFIDTDKLVGVLVWNVKVNLDDVRALLANAPATDDLVGSIREKKA